One Peromyscus leucopus breed LL Stock chromosome 2, UCI_PerLeu_2.1, whole genome shotgun sequence DNA window includes the following coding sequences:
- the LOC114702318 gene encoding LOW QUALITY PROTEIN: plasma membrane calcium-transporting ATPase 1-like (The sequence of the model RefSeq protein was modified relative to this genomic sequence to represent the inferred CDS: inserted 1 base in 1 codon) gives MADNTVVYSGVKNSLKEANHDGDFGITLAELRALMELRSTDALQKIQESYGDVYGICTKLKTSPNEGLSGNPADLERREAVFGKNFIPPRKSKTFLQLVWEALQDVTLIILEIAAIVSLSLSFYQHPEGDATLCGEVSVKEEEGEGETGWIEGAAILLSVMCVVLVTAFNDWSKERQFRGLQSRIEQEQKFTVIRGGQVIQIPVADIMVGDIAQVKYGDLLPADGILIQGNDLKVDESSLTGESDHVKKSLDKDPLLLSGTHVMEGSGKMVVTAVGVNSQTGIIFTLLGAGGEEHEQKREKKKEKENRKRDGAIENRNKAKAQDSAAKEMQPLKGEEGEDSDEKDKKKXNLPKKEKSILQGKLTKLAVQIGKAGLLMSTVTVIILVLYFVIDTFWVQKRPWLAECTPIYIQHLVKFFIIGVTVLVVAVPEGLPLAVTISLAYSVKKMMKDNNLVRHLDACETMGNATAICSDKTGTLTMNRMTVVQAYINDQHYKKIPEPEAIPPNTLSYLVTGISVNCAYTSKILPPEKEGGLPRRVGNKTDCALLGLLLDLKRDYQDVRNEIPEEALYKVYTFNSVRKSMSTVLKNSDGSYRIFSKGASEIMLKKCIKILSANGEAKVFSPRNRDDIVKTVIEPMASEGLRTICLAFRDFPAGEPEPEWDKENDVITGLTCIAVVGIEDPLRPEVPEAIKKCQRAGITVRMVTGDNINTARAIATKCGILQPGEDFLCLEGKDFNRRIRNEKGEIEQERIDKIWPKLRVLARSSPTDKHTLVKGIIDSTVSEQRQVVAVTGDGTNDGPALKKADVGFAMGIAGTDVAKEASDIILTDDNFTSIVKAVMWGRNVYDSISKFLQFQLTVNVGAVIVAFTGACITQDSPLKAVQMLWVNLIMDTLASLALATEPPTESLLLQKPYGRNKPLISRTMMKNILGHAFYQLVVVFTLLFAGEKFFDIDSGRNAPLHAPPSEHYTIVFNTFVLMQLFNEINARKIHDERNVFEGIFNNAIFCTIVLGTFVVQILIVQFGGKPFSCSELSIEQWLWSIFLGMGTLLWGQLISTIPTSRLKFLKEAGHGTQKEKIPEKELAGNVEEIDHAERELRRGQILWCRGLNRIRTQIRVVNAFRSPLYKGLEKPQLRSSIHNFMTHPEFRREDSEPPIPLINDTDAEDGAPTIPNSSPLPSPNKNNNAVDSGTHLTVEMNKSASSSTPGSPLHSLETPL, from the exons ATGGCAGACAACACAGTTGTATATAGTGGTGTGAAAAACTCTTTGAAGGAAGCTAATCATGATGGAGACTTTGGAATTACACTCGCAGAGCTGCGGGCTCTCATGGAGCTCAGGTCCACAGATGCTTTACAGAAGATACAGGAAAGCTATGGAGATGTCTATGGAATTTGCACCAAGTTGAAAACATCTCCCAATGAAGGTTTAAGTGGAAATCCTGCAGATTTGGAAAGAAGAGAAGCAGTGTTTGGAAAGAACTTTATACCTCCTAGGAAGTCAAAAACCTTCCTTCAATTAGTATGGGAAGCTTTACAAGATGTCACTTTAATTATCCTGGAAATTGCAGCCATAGTCTCATTGAGCCTTTCTTTTTATCAACATCCAGAAGGGGATGCTACACTTTGTGGAGAAGTTTCTGtcaaggaagaagaaggggaaggtgaAACCGGATGGATTGAAGGAGCCGCGATCCTCTTGTCAGTCATGTGTGTGGTGTTGGTGACAGCCTTCAATGACTGGAGTAAGGAGAGGCAGTTCCGAGGTCTGCAAAGCCGAATTGAACAAGAACAGAAGTTCACGGTCATCAGGGGCGGTCAAGTCATCCAGATACCTGTAGCTGACATTATGGTTGGAGACATTGCCCAAGTGAAGTATGGCGATCTTCTCCCGGCCGATGGCATACTGATTCAAGGCAATGACCTTAAAGTTGATGAAAGTTCATTGACTGGTGAATCTGATCATGTTAAGAAGTCTCTAGATAAGGATCCCTTACTTCTATCGGGTACTCATGTCATGGAAGGTTCTGGGAAAATGGTAGTTACAGCTGTAGGTGTGAATTCTCAAACTGGAATTATCTTTACCTTACTGGGAGCTGGAGGTGAAGAACATGAACAGAAAcgtgagaagaaaaaagaaaaggaaaataggaaaCGAGATGGAGCTATTGAGAATCGCAACAAAGCAAAAGCCCAGGACAGTGCAGCCAAGGAAATGCAGCCTTTAAAGGGCGAAGAAGGGGAGGACAGTGATGAGAAGGACAAGAAGA CAAATCTGcccaaaaaagaaaagtccattCTACAAGGAAAACTGACAAAACTGGCCGTTCAGATTGGCAAAGCGGGTCTGCTGATGTCCACCGTCACAGTTATCATTCTAGTGTTATATTTTGTGATTGATACCTTCTGGGTCCAGAAGAGACCATGGCTTGCTGAGTGCACCCCGATCTACATACAGCACTTGGTGAAGTTCTTCATTATTGGAGTCACGGTTCTGGTGGTGGCCGTGCCCGAAGGTCTGCCGCTGGCGGTCACCATCTCCTTGGCCTATTCAGTCAAGAAAATGATGAAGGATAATAACTTAGTGAGGCATCTGGATGCTTGTGAGACCATGGGGAATGCTACAGCGATCTGTTCAGATAAAACGGGAACACTGACAATGAACAGAATGACCGTTGTGCAAGCTTACATAAATGATCAGCATTACAAAAAGATTCCTGAACCAGAAGCTATTCCTCCAAATACTCTGTCCTATCTAGTAACAGGAATTTCTGTGAATTGTGCTTATACATCAAAAATATTGCCACCGGAGAAAGAGGGTGGATTACCTCGTCGTGTGGGTAATAAAACAGACTGTGCCTTGTTGGGACTTCTCTTGGATTTAAAACGGGATTATCAAGATGTTAGAAATGAAATACCAGAAGAAGCATTGTACAAAGTCTACACCTTCAATTCTGTTAGGAAGTCCATGAGTACAGTCCTGAAAAATTCAGATGGAAGTTACCGCATCTTCAGCAAGGGTGCATCTGAGATCATGCTGAAAAAGTGTATCAAAATCTTGAGTGCTAATGGTGAGGCAAAAGTATTCAGCCCCAGGAACCGTGATGATATTGTGAAAACTGTGATTGAGCCGATGGCCTCGGAAGGCCTGAGAACCATCTGTCTGGCATTCAGAGATTTCCCAGCAGGCGAGCCAGAGCCCGAGTGGGACAAGGAGAATGATGTCATCACTGGCCTCACTTGCATTGCTGTTGTGGGGATTGAAGATCCTCTGAGGCCTGAGGTACCAGAGGCAATAAAGAAGTGCCAGAGAGCTGGCATTACTGTGCGCATGGTCACTGGTGATAATATTAATACTGCTCGTGCTATTGCTACCAAATGTGGTATTTTACAGCCGGGGGAAGATTTCCTTTGCTTAGAAGGTAAAGATTTTAACCGAAGAATACGGAATGAGAAAGGAGAGATTGAACAAGAGAGGATAGACAAGATTTGGCCAAAGCTTCGAGTCCTCGCAAGATCCTCCCCCACCGACAAACATACACTGGTTAAAGGTATAATTGACAGCACTGTCTCCGAGCAACGTCAGGTTGTGGCTGTAACCGGTGATGGTACAAATGACGGCCCCGCACTAAAGAAAGCAGATGTTGGATTTGCAATGGGCATCGCTGGGACTGATGTGGCTAAAGAAGCATCTGATATTATTCTCACAGATGACAACTTTACAAGCATTGTTAAAGCAGTTATGTGGGGACGAAATGTCTATGACAGCATCTCAAAGTTCCTTCAGTTCCAGCTTACTGTTAATGTAGGAGCAGTGATTGTTGCTTTCACGGGCGCTTGTATTACTCAAGATTCACCACTTAAGGCAGTACAGATGCTGTGGGTCAACCTCATCATGGACACACTGGCTTCCCTGGCCCTGGCAACGGAACCACCTACCGAGTCACTCTTGCTTCAGAAGCCTTATGGTAGAAATAAGCCTCTCATCTCACGCACAATGATGAAGAATATTTTGGGTCATGCATTCTACCAGCTCGTAGTGGTTTTTACACTGTTATTTGCTGGGGAGAAGTTTTTTGATATCGACAGTGGAAGGAATGCTCCTCTGCACGCTCCCCCCTCCGAACATTACACTATTGTGTTCAATACCTTTGTGCTGATGCAGCTTTTCAATGAAATAAATGCCCGGAAAATTCATGATGAAAGAAATGTGTTTGAAGGAATCTTTAATAATGCCATCTTCTGCACCATTGTGCTAGGCACCTTTGTGGTCCAGATACTAATCGTGCAGTTTGGTGGGAAACCTTTCAGCTGCTCAGAACTTTCAATAGAACAGTGGCTGTGGTCAATATTCCTGGGAATGGGGACCTTACTCTGGGGCCAGCTTATTTCAACAATTCCAACTAGCCGTTTAAAATTCCTAAAAGAAGCTGGTCAtggaacacaaaaggaaaaaatacctgAGAAGGAGTTAGCAGGGAATGTTGAAGAGATTGATCATGCCGAAAGGGAGTTGCGGCGTGGCCAGATCTTGTGGTGTAGAGGTCTGAACAGAATCCGAACACAGATTCGAGTGGTGAATGCATTTCGTAGTCCTTTATATAAAGGGTTGGAAAAGCCACAATTAAGAAGTTCAATCCACAACTTTATGACACACCCTGAGTTTAGGAGAGAAGATTCAGAGCCTCCCATCCCTCTTATTAACGACACTGATGCTGAAGATGGCGCTCCTACAATACCCAACTCcagccctctgccctctcctaacaaaaataacaatgctGTTGACAGCGGAACTCACCTTACAGTAGAGATGAACAAGTCTGCTAGCTCTTCAACCCCAGGAAGCCCGCTACATAGTTTGGAAACACCGCTCTGA